A single genomic interval of Bradyrhizobium japonicum USDA 6 harbors:
- a CDS encoding tripartite tricarboxylate transporter substrate binding protein: MSRYGLKTIAFAAMHVVGALLATAAGAQDFPVKPITLIVPWPAGGSTDISMRAIADSASKVLGQPIVIDNKAGGGGTVGPATMAAAAKPDGYTISQLPITVFRLPLMQEVSWDPSKDFSYIIHLTGYTFGVTTSAESQFKSWKDVVEFAKANPGKVTYATPGTGTSLHIGMEQIAAMSGIKLTQVPFKGGAETNAAVLGQHTMLQADSTGWRPLVDAGKLKLLMVWTGARSPNYPDVPTLKELGYPMVYDSPFGIAGPKGMDPKIVAKLHDAFKKAVEDPAVIATLAKYDMVPNYKNTEDYKKFVIEVTDSERKVIDTLGLAKK; this comes from the coding sequence ATGTCGCGATACGGGCTGAAGACGATTGCCTTTGCCGCCATGCATGTTGTGGGCGCGCTGCTCGCGACCGCGGCCGGCGCACAGGACTTTCCCGTCAAACCCATCACGCTGATCGTGCCCTGGCCGGCCGGCGGATCAACCGACATCTCCATGCGCGCGATCGCCGACAGCGCCTCGAAAGTGCTGGGGCAGCCGATCGTGATCGACAACAAGGCCGGCGGCGGCGGCACGGTGGGACCCGCGACCATGGCGGCGGCCGCGAAGCCGGATGGCTACACCATCTCACAGCTCCCCATTACCGTTTTCCGCCTGCCGCTGATGCAGGAAGTGTCATGGGATCCGTCAAAGGACTTTTCCTACATCATTCACCTCACCGGCTATACGTTCGGCGTGACCACCAGCGCGGAGTCGCAGTTCAAGTCCTGGAAGGACGTCGTCGAGTTCGCGAAGGCAAATCCCGGCAAGGTGACCTACGCGACGCCTGGCACCGGCACCTCACTGCACATCGGCATGGAGCAGATCGCGGCGATGTCCGGCATCAAGCTGACGCAAGTGCCGTTCAAGGGCGGCGCCGAGACCAACGCCGCCGTGCTCGGCCAGCACACCATGCTGCAGGCCGACTCCACCGGCTGGCGGCCGCTGGTCGATGCCGGCAAGCTGAAGCTGCTGATGGTGTGGACCGGCGCGCGATCGCCGAACTACCCTGACGTGCCGACGCTGAAGGAGCTCGGCTATCCCATGGTCTACGATTCCCCGTTCGGCATCGCCGGCCCGAAGGGGATGGATCCAAAAATCGTCGCCAAGCTGCACGATGCCTTCAAGAAGGCGGTCGAGGACCCCGCGGTCATCGCGACGCTCGCCAAATACGACATGGTGCCGAATTACAAGAACACCGAGGACTACAAGAAATTCGTCATCGAGGTCACGGATTCCGAGCGCAAGGTGATCGACACGCTCGGGCTTGCGAAGAAGTAG
- a CDS encoding PAS-domain containing protein: MTSPRDNEPGARREQGPQALVSLSQLALDHMEQGVCVYDADNRIVLVNQSYLSLFNMSADIVHVGTSYREVLAHSAARGNFPQHELDALYTKRIAQIAGGKPFRTEQKLASGLVMALELKPLPGGGWMTICDDVSRLARLEAELRVQTERSQHALANMSHGLIMYDADSRVVVCNERFLNLYNLDPQIVKPGVTHNTAIEHWLSRGNLPGMPIDEFRHTRLEDVRARKAKTLLVMRYDGRMVQAVSRFLPDGGWVTVHEDVTERLQYEEALRQQNFILDAALENMAHGLAFYDSDMRLRVCNTTYRKIYRLSPEETRPGTHLGELIERSMANGAFASEYSPQQLLEAASARIANHDSSPMRRRMSNDTVVSVRYCALPEGGFVATYEDITDRERAIEELSEQYRRFDAALNNMSQGLCMLDSSLRVIVCNRRYIEMYGLSPDIVKPGVSMREIMEHSCDLGIHPNTTAANIYADYVERLREGEHTLHRHLNDGRIIKLNHKRMEHGGWVVTYEDVTERHKAQARVAHMAQHDSLTDLPNRTLFREKMGEGLNQVAIAGGAMAVLCFDLDNFKTVNDRLGHAAGDRLLRWVATRLKENVGEHDTVARLGGDEFAVLQRGPQPQSAERLARRLVEIIGHPPPLESQSIHVGVSVGIAIAPDHGLDADELMKCADLALYQAKAKGRGAYQLFEPEMEEEARSRHALEHDLRGALEASEFHLVFQPQVRLDTTELTGFEALLRWKHPSRGFVSPAEFIPLAEENGLIVPIGEWVLRTACATAASWPDVTVAVNLSPVQFRSRGLVAMVTSALAEAGLPPQRLELEVTETALLDDSEATIEILHQLRALGVRVSLDDFGVGYSSLSYLRKFPFDRIKIDRSFVGTLGESPESVAIVRTIASLGFVLGVETTAEGVETIEQFDFVRECGCTAVQGYYFGRPCPAAEVGRTIETLNAVRRVA, encoded by the coding sequence ATGACGTCGCCCCGCGACAACGAACCTGGTGCACGCCGCGAACAGGGCCCGCAGGCCCTGGTCTCGCTGAGTCAGCTCGCGCTCGACCACATGGAGCAGGGTGTCTGCGTCTACGATGCCGACAACCGGATCGTGCTGGTCAACCAGAGCTATCTGTCGCTGTTCAACATGTCGGCCGACATCGTGCATGTCGGCACGAGCTACCGCGAAGTGCTTGCGCACAGCGCGGCGCGCGGCAACTTCCCGCAACACGAGCTCGACGCGCTGTATACCAAGCGGATCGCGCAGATCGCAGGCGGGAAGCCGTTCCGCACGGAGCAGAAACTGGCGAGCGGACTCGTCATGGCGCTCGAGCTGAAGCCGCTTCCCGGCGGCGGCTGGATGACGATCTGCGATGACGTCAGCCGGCTCGCCCGGCTCGAGGCGGAATTGCGCGTACAGACCGAGCGCAGCCAGCACGCGCTCGCCAACATGTCGCACGGGCTCATCATGTACGATGCCGACAGCCGTGTCGTCGTCTGCAACGAGCGGTTCCTGAACCTCTACAATCTCGACCCCCAAATCGTGAAACCGGGCGTCACGCACAACACGGCCATCGAACACTGGCTGTCGCGCGGCAACCTGCCGGGCATGCCGATTGATGAATTCCGCCACACGCGCCTAGAGGACGTGCGCGCCAGGAAAGCGAAGACCCTGCTGGTGATGCGCTATGACGGCCGGATGGTGCAGGCAGTCTCCCGCTTCCTGCCCGACGGCGGCTGGGTGACGGTGCATGAGGACGTCACCGAGCGGTTGCAATACGAAGAAGCGTTGCGGCAGCAAAACTTCATCCTCGATGCGGCGCTGGAGAACATGGCGCACGGGCTCGCCTTCTACGACAGCGACATGCGCCTGCGCGTCTGCAACACCACCTACCGCAAGATCTACCGGCTGTCGCCGGAGGAGACCAGGCCTGGCACGCATCTCGGCGAGCTGATCGAGCGGTCGATGGCGAACGGGGCGTTCGCGTCCGAATACAGTCCGCAACAGCTGCTGGAAGCCGCCAGCGCGAGGATCGCGAACCACGATTCCTCGCCGATGCGCCGGCGCATGTCGAACGACACCGTGGTCTCGGTGCGCTACTGCGCGCTGCCCGAAGGCGGCTTCGTCGCCACCTACGAGGACATCACCGACCGCGAGCGCGCGATCGAGGAGCTAAGCGAGCAGTATCGTCGCTTCGACGCCGCGCTGAACAACATGAGCCAGGGCCTGTGCATGCTCGATTCGAGCCTGCGCGTGATCGTCTGCAATCGCCGCTATATCGAGATGTATGGGCTGTCGCCCGACATCGTGAAGCCCGGCGTCTCGATGCGCGAGATCATGGAGCATAGCTGTGATCTCGGTATCCATCCGAACACGACCGCCGCCAATATCTATGCCGACTATGTCGAGAGGCTGCGCGAGGGCGAGCACACGCTGCACCGCCACCTGAACGACGGCCGCATCATCAAGCTCAATCACAAGCGGATGGAGCATGGCGGCTGGGTCGTCACCTATGAGGACGTCACCGAGCGCCATAAGGCCCAGGCCCGCGTGGCGCACATGGCGCAGCACGATTCACTGACCGACCTGCCCAACCGCACGCTGTTCCGCGAGAAAATGGGCGAGGGACTGAACCAGGTCGCGATCGCCGGCGGTGCGATGGCCGTGCTGTGCTTCGACCTCGATAATTTCAAGACGGTCAACGACCGCCTCGGCCACGCCGCCGGCGATCGGCTTCTGCGTTGGGTCGCGACACGGCTGAAGGAGAATGTCGGCGAGCATGACACCGTCGCCCGCCTCGGCGGCGACGAGTTCGCCGTTCTCCAGCGCGGACCGCAGCCGCAATCGGCGGAACGGCTCGCCCGCCGCCTGGTCGAGATCATCGGCCACCCGCCGCCGCTGGAAAGCCAGTCGATCCATGTCGGCGTTTCCGTCGGCATCGCCATCGCTCCGGATCACGGGCTCGATGCGGACGAGTTGATGAAATGCGCCGACCTCGCGCTGTACCAGGCCAAGGCCAAGGGGCGCGGCGCCTACCAGCTGTTCGAGCCCGAGATGGAGGAAGAGGCGCGCAGCCGGCACGCGCTGGAGCACGATCTGCGCGGAGCGCTGGAGGCCAGCGAATTCCATCTGGTGTTCCAGCCACAAGTGCGGCTCGACACCACCGAGCTCACCGGCTTCGAGGCGCTGCTGCGCTGGAAACATCCCTCGCGCGGCTTCGTCTCCCCCGCCGAATTCATTCCGCTCGCGGAGGAGAACGGGCTGATCGTCCCGATCGGCGAATGGGTGCTGCGCACGGCCTGTGCGACCGCGGCGTCCTGGCCCGATGTCACTGTCGCGGTCAATTTGTCGCCGGTGCAGTTCCGCTCGCGCGGACTGGTGGCGATGGTCACAAGCGCGCTTGCGGAAGCCGGCCTGCCGCCGCAGCGGCTCGAGCTCGAGGTCACCGAGACGGCGCTGCTCGACGACAGCGAGGCGACGATCGAGATCCTGCACCAGCTGCGCGCGCTTGGCGTGCGCGTCAGCCTCGACGATTTCGGCGTCGGCTATTCCTCGCTGAGCTATTTGCGCAAGTTTCCGTTCGACCGCATCAAGATCGACCGTTCCTTCGTCGGCACGCTCGGCGAAAGCCCGGAGAGCGTCGCCATCGTCCGCACCATCGCCAGCCTCGGCTTCGTGCTCGGCGTCGAGACCACGGCGGAAGGTGTCGAGACGATCGAGCAGTTCGACTTCGTCCGCGAATGCGGCTGCACCGCAGTCCAGGGCTATTATTTCGGCAGGCCGTGCCCGGCAGCCGAGGTCGGACGCACCATCGAGACGCTGAACGCGGTCCGGCGCGTGGCGTAA